A genomic stretch from Hydrogenimonas urashimensis includes:
- a CDS encoding carbonic anhydrase, translated as MKKGVSFLFATAIVSSVVMADHHAIHWGYSGHGGPEQWGQLSDDYKMCMIGKNQSPIDIRTDTAYKTELPAIRFDYHTATEDVVDNGHTEQVDIEAGSGITIDGITFELKQFHFHTPSENRIDGRSFPLEAHFVHADAHGNLAVVAVMFQYGKANPILAKIWSKMPKHAGRKHHLSMTADDVKHLLPKNRAYYRFNGSLTTPPCSEGVRWLILKHPVTVSKAQVREFANIMGDANNRPVQPLNARIILK; from the coding sequence ATGAAAAAAGGCGTTTCTTTTCTTTTTGCCACGGCAATTGTCTCTTCCGTTGTCATGGCGGATCATCATGCTATCCACTGGGGCTACAGCGGCCACGGCGGGCCGGAACAGTGGGGACAGCTCTCTGACGATTACAAAATGTGCATGATCGGTAAAAACCAGTCTCCCATCGACATCCGAACCGATACTGCCTACAAAACCGAACTGCCGGCGATCCGGTTCGATTACCACACTGCGACCGAAGATGTGGTGGACAACGGCCATACCGAGCAGGTCGACATCGAGGCCGGCAGCGGCATCACGATCGACGGCATCACATTCGAGTTGAAGCAGTTTCACTTCCATACACCCAGCGAAAACCGCATCGACGGAAGATCCTTCCCGCTGGAGGCTCACTTCGTCCATGCCGATGCACACGGCAACCTGGCGGTCGTGGCGGTGATGTTCCAATACGGCAAAGCCAATCCGATTCTGGCCAAAATCTGGAGCAAAATGCCCAAACATGCGGGCAGAAAACACCATTTGAGTATGACGGCAGACGATGTCAAACATCTGCTTCCCAAAAACAGAGCCTACTACCGTTTCAACGGCTCTTTGACCACGCCGCCCTGCTCCGAGGGGGTCCGTTGGCTTATTCTCAAGCATCCGGTTACTGTCTCCAAAGCCCAGGTCCGGGAGTTCGCCAACATCATGGGAGATGCCAACAACCGTCCCGTTCAACCTCTCAATGCTCGTATTATTCTGAAGTAG